A genomic stretch from Ureibacillus composti includes:
- the sulP gene encoding sulfate permease yields MSRFWAGRFEGYSFDYFKKDLLSGTIVGIVAIPLAMSFAIASGVKPEYGIYTAVIAGILISLLGGSKYQIGGPTGAFVPILLGIVLTYGYEDLLLAGLMAGVMLVLMGVFKLGALIKYIPRPVTIGFTAGIAVIIFTGQIANFLGLRNIEQHERFFDNMKEIGSHLNTLNVFSILIALLCLAIMLVTPKVLPKVPGALVGIIVTTSVAAIFFSGDVATIGSTYGAIPNTLPEFGIPEITIDRITMLIGPAFVIAMLGGIESLLSAVVADGMTNSKHNSNRELIGQGVANIVTPLFGGIPATGAIARTATNIKSGAVSPVSGMIHGLFVLLTLLVFAPLAVHIPLASLAPVLMMVAWNMSERKHFAHILKLKSGDSLVLVITFLLTVFTSLTFAVQIGLLLAVVLFVKRMSENLVVAKVLPDHESSNGKVLPHVVNPKHDCPQVSIYTVEGPLFFGAAQMFEQSILSTINHKPNVLILRLGEVPFIDTTGEEYFRNIVRDFKSHGGKLFVTEVQPTLKSILDQNGMTAKIGEENFIEGTGDAIDRAIGCINRNACIGCKHFAFRECHELSNSKIS; encoded by the coding sequence TTGAGTAGATTTTGGGCAGGGCGTTTTGAAGGGTATTCATTTGATTATTTCAAAAAGGATTTATTATCGGGGACAATTGTAGGAATTGTCGCCATTCCACTTGCAATGTCGTTTGCAATTGCGTCAGGAGTGAAACCGGAATACGGGATTTATACTGCGGTCATTGCCGGTATTTTAATCTCCTTATTAGGTGGATCTAAATATCAAATTGGGGGTCCTACGGGAGCATTTGTTCCAATTCTACTAGGGATTGTACTTACCTATGGATATGAAGATTTATTATTAGCCGGATTAATGGCTGGAGTTATGCTCGTTTTAATGGGTGTTTTTAAATTGGGCGCATTAATTAAATATATCCCAAGACCTGTAACGATCGGCTTTACAGCGGGAATTGCAGTGATTATTTTTACTGGGCAGATTGCGAATTTCCTTGGATTAAGAAATATTGAGCAGCATGAGCGGTTTTTCGATAACATGAAGGAAATCGGGTCGCATTTAAATACATTGAACGTATTTAGTATTTTAATAGCTTTATTATGTTTAGCAATCATGTTGGTAACGCCAAAAGTATTACCAAAGGTTCCTGGCGCTTTAGTTGGGATCATAGTCACAACAAGTGTTGCAGCAATTTTCTTTAGTGGGGATGTGGCCACAATCGGTTCTACTTATGGAGCGATCCCTAACACATTGCCAGAGTTTGGTATTCCAGAAATAACGATTGACCGAATCACTATGTTAATTGGACCAGCATTTGTCATTGCTATGTTAGGTGGGATCGAGTCTCTATTATCAGCTGTTGTTGCGGATGGGATGACAAATAGCAAGCATAACAGTAATAGAGAATTAATTGGCCAAGGAGTTGCGAACATTGTTACGCCATTATTTGGAGGAATTCCTGCAACTGGAGCCATCGCACGTACTGCTACAAATATAAAATCCGGTGCAGTTTCACCAGTATCAGGGATGATTCATGGATTGTTTGTATTATTAACTTTGCTAGTGTTTGCACCCCTTGCCGTTCATATTCCACTTGCTAGTTTAGCTCCTGTTTTAATGATGGTGGCTTGGAATATGAGTGAGCGTAAGCATTTTGCTCATATTCTAAAACTAAAATCGGGCGATTCACTTGTGCTGGTGATTACATTTTTACTAACAGTTTTCACAAGTTTAACGTTTGCCGTTCAAATCGGATTATTATTGGCTGTTGTGTTATTTGTTAAACGAATGAGCGAAAATCTAGTTGTCGCTAAGGTATTACCAGATCATGAAAGTAGTAACGGAAAAGTGTTGCCACATGTCGTCAATCCGAAGCACGATTGTCCACAAGTAAGTATCTATACAGTGGAAGGCCCGCTATTTTTCGGAGCAGCTCAAATGTTTGAACAATCGATTCTATCAACGATTAACCACAAACCAAACGTATTAATTCTTCGGTTGGGTGAAGTACCGTTTATCGATACAACTGGAGAAGAATATTTCCGCAACATTGTTCGAGATTTCAAAAGTCATGGTGGTAAGCTTTTTGTTACAGAGGTACAGCCTACCCTAAAATCTATACTAGATCAAAATGGCATGACTGCTAAAATAGGAGAAGAGAATTTCATTGAGGGTACGGGCGATGCCATTGATCGGGCAATAGGGTGCATTAACCGAAATGCTTGTATCGGCTGTAAACACTTTGCTTTCCGTGAGTGTCATGAACTTTCAAATTCAAAAATCAGCTAA